One part of the Anaeromyxobacter sp. Fw109-5 genome encodes these proteins:
- a CDS encoding glycosyltransferase family 9 protein, with product MREPASILVVRYSALGDVVLATSVLEPLRRRFPGARVEWVTDPLYAPLLEGLPELAQVHRLARDGANGAWALAARLRGRFDVAIDLQHKAKSVLLAHAAAPMRAAFRRRSAAQALRSVFGADPPLVRAHQTHLYAEALAPFGITEPGRTKVALSPQARALAADALGGVDGSIVAIAPGARWATKRWPAERFAAIADALSADGHHIVLCGGPPDRDAFAAFRAAARCQVAADLSFLPLDALAAALARVRLLVACDSGPVHLATAVGTPALTLFGPTSAARWGPPAPGRSLSLALSCAPCSNHGGDYCPEGHHRCLRDLAPEAVLAASREMLGR from the coding sequence GTGAGGGAGCCCGCGAGCATCCTCGTCGTGCGGTACAGCGCGCTCGGCGACGTCGTCCTCGCCACGAGCGTGCTCGAGCCGCTCCGCCGCCGCTTCCCCGGGGCGCGCGTCGAGTGGGTCACCGATCCGCTCTACGCGCCGCTCCTCGAGGGCCTGCCGGAGCTCGCGCAGGTCCACCGGCTCGCGCGCGACGGCGCGAACGGCGCGTGGGCGCTCGCCGCCCGGCTGCGCGGCCGCTTCGACGTCGCCATCGACCTGCAGCACAAGGCGAAGAGCGTCCTGCTCGCGCATGCGGCCGCTCCGATGCGCGCCGCCTTCCGCCGCCGCTCGGCGGCGCAGGCGCTGCGCTCGGTGTTCGGGGCGGATCCGCCGCTCGTCCGCGCCCACCAGACGCACCTCTACGCCGAGGCGCTCGCGCCCTTCGGAATCACGGAGCCGGGGCGCACGAAGGTCGCGCTGTCGCCGCAGGCGCGCGCGCTCGCGGCCGACGCGCTCGGCGGGGTGGACGGCTCGATCGTCGCGATCGCTCCCGGCGCGCGCTGGGCGACCAAGCGCTGGCCCGCGGAGCGGTTCGCCGCGATCGCCGACGCGCTCTCCGCCGACGGCCACCACATCGTCCTCTGCGGCGGGCCGCCGGACCGCGACGCGTTCGCCGCGTTCCGCGCCGCGGCGCGATGCCAGGTGGCCGCGGACCTCTCCTTCCTGCCGCTCGACGCGCTGGCGGCGGCGCTCGCCCGCGTCCGGCTGCTCGTCGCCTGCGACTCCGGCCCCGTCCACCTCGCGACGGCGGTGGGGACGCCGGCGCTGACGCTCTTCGGTCCGACCTCCGCGGCCCGCTGGGGGCCGCCCGCGCCCGGGCGGTCGCTCTCCCTCGCGCTCTCGTGCGCGCCCTGCTCGAACCACGGCGGCGACTACTGCCCCGAGGGCCACCACCGCTGCCTGCGCGACCTCGCGCCGGAGGCGGTGCTCGCCGCCTCCCGCGAGATGCTCGGACGATGA
- a CDS encoding 3-deoxy-D-manno-octulosonic acid transferase has translation MHVVYVIASYALFLVTLPVLLTHRKLRHGIGQRLGLYRRGLDLGRGAPRIWLHGASAGDLLSLQPMMRELKRRLPGSCIIVTTITNSGLEMARKKLSEADVVLYAPYDLFGATRRAVAALRPDLLVLEYTEIWPNLIRAARKAGVRIALTNGRFNPAKLSRYRAMFRAIRNPLRRIDCFLMRSDEEAERALALGAAPDRVWVTGNTKFDALVLDGAEGREQALRAEMALDPAAPTFMAGSTHEGEEELVLGVYKGLLERHPLLQLVIAPRYVERSGKIMALAAEAGLSVRLRSGGAAAGHAQVTILDTIGELSLAYRLATLVFVGGSFVTRGGQNVLEPAAQGKPVLFGPHMENFKDSVQVLQGRGGIQVASPEQLLKVAEELISRPDQLAELGTLARGSVTSIRGASARNVEHMLSILPRAKAAVA, from the coding sequence CTGCACGTCGTCTACGTCATCGCGAGCTACGCGCTCTTCCTCGTCACGCTGCCGGTGCTGCTCACGCACCGGAAGCTGCGCCACGGCATCGGCCAGCGCCTCGGGCTCTACCGGCGCGGCCTCGACCTGGGGCGGGGAGCCCCCCGCATCTGGCTGCACGGCGCGAGCGCCGGCGACCTCCTCTCGCTGCAGCCCATGATGCGCGAGCTGAAGCGGCGACTGCCCGGCTCGTGCATCATCGTCACGACCATCACCAACAGCGGCCTCGAGATGGCGCGCAAGAAGCTCTCCGAGGCGGACGTGGTGCTCTACGCGCCGTACGACCTGTTCGGCGCGACCCGCCGCGCGGTCGCGGCGCTCCGCCCCGACCTCCTCGTCCTCGAGTACACCGAGATCTGGCCGAACCTCATCCGCGCCGCGCGCAAGGCCGGGGTGCGGATCGCCCTCACGAACGGCCGCTTCAACCCGGCGAAGCTCTCGCGCTACCGGGCGATGTTCCGCGCCATCCGCAACCCGCTGCGCCGCATCGACTGCTTCCTCATGCGCTCGGACGAGGAGGCGGAGCGGGCCCTCGCGCTGGGCGCCGCGCCGGATCGCGTCTGGGTGACCGGCAACACCAAGTTCGACGCGCTGGTGCTCGACGGCGCGGAGGGAAGGGAGCAGGCGCTGCGCGCGGAGATGGCGCTCGATCCGGCCGCCCCCACCTTCATGGCGGGCTCCACGCACGAGGGCGAGGAGGAGCTCGTGCTCGGCGTGTACAAGGGGCTGCTCGAGCGCCACCCGCTCCTGCAGCTCGTGATCGCGCCGCGCTACGTCGAGCGCTCCGGGAAGATCATGGCGCTCGCGGCGGAGGCGGGCCTCTCGGTGCGGCTGCGGAGCGGCGGCGCCGCCGCCGGGCACGCGCAGGTGACGATCCTCGACACCATCGGAGAGCTCTCCCTCGCGTACCGGCTCGCCACCCTGGTGTTCGTGGGCGGGAGCTTCGTCACCCGGGGCGGGCAGAACGTGCTGGAGCCGGCGGCGCAGGGGAAGCCCGTGCTGTTCGGGCCGCACATGGAGAACTTCAAGGACTCGGTGCAGGTGCTGCAGGGGCGCGGCGGGATCCAGGTCGCCTCCCCGGAGCAGCTCCTCAAGGTCGCCGAGGAGCTGATCTCCCGGCCGGACCAGCTCGCCGAGCTCGGCACGCTGGCGCGCGGGTCGGTGACCTCCATCCGCGGCGCGAGCGCCCGCAACGTCGAGCACATGCTGTCGATCCTCCCCCGGGCCAAGGCGGCGGTCGCGTGA
- a CDS encoding PHP domain-containing protein produces the protein MKRIVSLAVVLLIAAYGVLAATSWRERALRRAAAVHVDAARDGLRGAYHVHTTASDGRGSLAEVVAAAREAGLDFVVVTDHNVRAPERPQYLEGVLVVPATEVSTPFGHVVALGVPRALSREERERDPLGTIAALGGRAVLAHPFHPRRPFTGWGRGPWRGFEIVSNDTSWSRVVADREAGKLVRAVASLPWDGARAVLALSDDPADELARFDAENAAARAAGDERVLLCSADAHGYPGYRAAFEAFSMRVPAARTGDAEADARAVTAALLDGSAACVFDGVAPAARVRLVRADAGTIALSLGGPPDPRARLALFRDGRPAGDLAPGADGAAFRCDGACPPGDYRVEARVDGRPWIFTNPLRIE, from the coding sequence GTGAAGCGGATCGTCTCGCTCGCCGTCGTCCTCCTGATCGCCGCCTACGGGGTCCTCGCCGCGACGTCCTGGCGGGAGCGCGCCCTGCGGCGCGCCGCGGCGGTCCACGTCGACGCCGCGCGGGACGGGCTGCGGGGCGCCTACCACGTGCACACCACCGCGAGCGACGGCCGCGGCTCGCTCGCGGAGGTCGTCGCGGCGGCGCGGGAGGCGGGCCTCGACTTCGTCGTCGTCACGGACCACAACGTCCGCGCGCCGGAGCGGCCGCAGTACCTCGAGGGCGTCCTCGTCGTGCCCGCGACCGAGGTGTCCACGCCGTTCGGGCACGTGGTGGCGCTCGGCGTCCCCCGCGCCCTCAGCCGCGAGGAGCGGGAGCGGGACCCGCTCGGCACGATCGCGGCCCTGGGCGGGCGGGCGGTGCTCGCCCACCCCTTCCACCCGCGGCGTCCGTTCACGGGGTGGGGGAGGGGCCCGTGGCGCGGGTTCGAGATCGTCTCCAACGACACCTCCTGGTCCCGCGTCGTCGCGGATCGGGAGGCGGGCAAGCTCGTGCGCGCCGTGGCGTCGCTGCCGTGGGACGGGGCCCGCGCCGTGCTGGCGCTGTCCGACGATCCCGCCGACGAGCTCGCGCGCTTCGACGCCGAGAACGCGGCGGCGCGCGCGGCGGGCGACGAGCGGGTGCTGCTGTGCTCGGCCGACGCCCACGGCTATCCGGGGTACCGCGCGGCCTTCGAGGCGTTCTCCATGCGCGTGCCCGCGGCGCGGACCGGCGACGCGGAGGCGGACGCGCGCGCGGTGACGGCGGCGCTCCTCGACGGCAGCGCCGCGTGCGTGTTCGACGGCGTGGCGCCCGCCGCGCGCGTGAGGCTCGTCCGGGCCGACGCCGGCACGATCGCGCTCTCGCTGGGCGGTCCCCCCGATCCCCGCGCCCGCCTCGCGCTCTTCCGCGACGGCCGCCCGGCGGGCGACCTCGCGCCGGGCGCCGACGGCGCGGCGTTCCGCTGCGACGGCGCGTGCCCGCCCGGCGACTACCGGGTCGAGGCCCGCGTCGACGGCCGTCCGTGGATCTTCACCAACCCCCTGCGCATCGAGTAA
- a CDS encoding ABC transporter ATP-binding protein gives MRSYLRLLAFAAPYKLTLALAILCMAVLSLSTAAYVYLLGPVLEFLFRGDPHALAGLARFLPASWDVAGQLARLDRTAVLGVLPAIIVALAMVKGVAYFGQFYLMGMVGQRMIADVRRALFDHLLRLSPDFYARRHSGDILQRFSADVLSVESAVSNAIPSYLRDGITVIVMLASCFLLDWRMSLVAFGAVPVTLLPVVRLAKRLKRVTGHAQSTAGELSEMVQEAVSGMRVVQAYGMERWESGRFSDANRKLIRILRRSYLVRAFSSPLMEIMGAAGLAAAIWWVGGRILAGELEPGKFFSFVAAVLLLYTPVKQLGRVGQIAMQGAAAGDRIFEILDTPSAVPDEGRDRLPPFSQAIRYERVTFAYGDRPVLHGLDLEIRKGEVVALVGSSGGGKTTVANLLPRFWDVSSGRITVDGKDLREVTLESLRAQLALVTQETVLFNDTIRANIAYGRPEVSLAEVERAARLAQAHQFIEALPQGYETRVGERGVLLSGGQRQRIAIARAFLKDAPILVLDEATSALDAESEREVQRALDSLMAIEGGHRRTTLVIAHRLSTVRNADRIVVLSGGRVVELGTHAELVARGGEYARLHRIFEGEARAEARASAG, from the coding sequence TTGCGCTCGTACCTGAGACTCCTCGCCTTCGCCGCGCCGTACAAGCTGACCCTCGCACTGGCCATCCTGTGCATGGCGGTGCTGTCGCTCTCGACCGCCGCGTACGTGTACCTGCTCGGGCCGGTGCTCGAGTTCCTGTTCCGGGGCGACCCTCACGCGCTCGCTGGCCTCGCCCGGTTCCTGCCCGCCTCGTGGGACGTCGCGGGCCAGCTCGCCCGGCTCGACCGCACGGCCGTGCTGGGCGTGCTGCCCGCCATCATCGTCGCCCTGGCGATGGTGAAGGGGGTCGCGTACTTCGGGCAGTTCTACCTCATGGGCATGGTGGGGCAGCGGATGATCGCGGACGTCCGCCGCGCGCTGTTCGACCACCTCCTGCGGCTGTCGCCCGACTTCTACGCGCGCCGCCACTCGGGGGACATCCTCCAGCGCTTCTCCGCCGACGTGCTCTCGGTGGAGAGCGCGGTCTCGAACGCCATCCCGAGCTACCTGCGCGACGGCATCACCGTGATCGTGATGCTCGCCTCCTGCTTCCTGCTGGACTGGCGCATGTCGCTCGTCGCGTTCGGCGCGGTGCCGGTGACGCTGCTGCCCGTGGTGCGGCTCGCGAAGCGGCTCAAGCGCGTCACCGGCCACGCGCAGTCCACGGCCGGCGAGCTCTCGGAGATGGTGCAGGAGGCCGTGAGCGGGATGCGGGTCGTCCAGGCGTACGGCATGGAGCGGTGGGAGTCGGGGCGGTTCTCCGACGCGAACCGCAAGCTCATCCGCATCCTGCGCCGCAGCTACCTCGTCCGCGCGTTCTCCTCGCCGCTCATGGAGATCATGGGCGCAGCCGGGCTGGCGGCGGCGATCTGGTGGGTGGGCGGGCGGATCCTCGCCGGCGAGCTCGAGCCGGGGAAGTTCTTCTCCTTCGTCGCGGCCGTGCTCCTCCTCTACACGCCGGTGAAGCAGCTCGGGCGCGTCGGGCAGATCGCCATGCAGGGCGCGGCCGCCGGCGACCGGATCTTCGAGATCCTCGACACGCCGAGCGCGGTGCCGGACGAGGGGCGCGATCGGCTCCCGCCGTTCTCCCAGGCGATCCGCTACGAGCGGGTGACCTTCGCCTACGGCGACCGGCCGGTGCTGCACGGGCTGGATCTCGAGATCCGCAAGGGCGAGGTGGTCGCGCTCGTCGGGTCCTCGGGCGGCGGCAAGACCACGGTGGCGAACCTGCTGCCCCGCTTCTGGGACGTCTCCTCCGGGCGGATCACCGTCGACGGGAAGGACCTCCGCGAGGTGACGCTGGAGAGCCTGCGCGCCCAGCTCGCGCTCGTGACGCAGGAGACGGTGCTCTTCAACGACACCATCCGCGCCAACATCGCCTACGGCCGGCCGGAGGTGTCGCTCGCCGAGGTCGAGCGGGCGGCGCGCCTCGCGCAGGCGCACCAGTTCATCGAGGCCCTGCCGCAGGGCTACGAGACGCGCGTCGGCGAGAGGGGCGTCCTCCTCTCGGGCGGGCAGCGGCAGCGCATCGCCATCGCGCGCGCGTTCCTGAAGGACGCGCCCATCCTGGTGCTCGACGAGGCGACGAGCGCGCTCGACGCGGAGAGCGAGCGCGAGGTGCAGCGCGCGCTCGACTCGCTCATGGCGATCGAGGGCGGCCACCGCCGCACGACGCTGGTCATCGCGCACCGGCTCTCGACCGTGCGGAACGCCGACCGCATCGTGGTGCTCTCCGGCGGCCGCGTGGTGGAGCTCGGCACGCACGCCGAGCTCGTCGCCCGCGGCGGGGAGTACGCGCGCCTCCACCGGATCTTCGAGGGCGAGGCCCGCGCCGAGGCGCGCGCCAGCGCCGGCTAG